A genome region from Ferrimicrobium acidiphilum DSM 19497 includes the following:
- the trpS gene encoding tryptophan--tRNA ligase, whose amino-acid sequence MTAKLERVLSGVQPTGQPTLGNYLGAFRQWRTQQQQYESVFLIVDQHALTVEHQPASLREGTLQMAALLFAVGIDPQRSTVVIQSHVPGHSQLAWLMECTATYGELSRMIQFKDKSKGSAMVRAGLFTYPALMAADILLYQTDLVPVGEDQIQHIELARTVATRFNHAYGEVFTLPRSLIPAVAARVMDLGHPEMKMSKSSADGQGNIYLLDSDDQIRRKIAKAKTDLFNEVQYVEDNPERAGVRNLLEILAALTDREPKEVAADFHRYGDLKEATATAVIEQLSPIRERYQYYLADQAQLESWLAVGRERATRLAASTLERAYDAVGFLPIKEVTLAD is encoded by the coding sequence GTGACGGCGAAGCTTGAACGAGTACTCTCGGGCGTGCAGCCTACTGGTCAGCCGACACTCGGCAATTATCTTGGTGCATTCAGGCAGTGGCGAACCCAACAGCAACAGTACGAGAGTGTGTTCTTGATCGTCGATCAGCATGCTTTGACGGTTGAACACCAACCTGCTAGCCTCCGTGAAGGCACACTCCAGATGGCTGCGCTTCTGTTTGCAGTTGGGATCGATCCGCAACGGTCCACCGTGGTAATCCAAAGTCACGTACCTGGACATTCGCAGTTGGCCTGGCTGATGGAGTGCACGGCGACCTATGGTGAGCTGTCGAGGATGATCCAGTTTAAGGATAAGTCGAAGGGTTCAGCGATGGTACGCGCTGGCCTATTCACATATCCGGCACTGATGGCCGCTGATATACTGCTGTACCAGACCGATCTGGTTCCTGTCGGCGAAGATCAGATCCAACATATCGAACTTGCTCGCACGGTCGCCACCCGATTCAATCATGCCTATGGTGAGGTGTTTACACTCCCTCGGTCGCTGATACCAGCTGTTGCCGCGAGAGTCATGGATCTTGGCCACCCGGAGATGAAAATGAGCAAGTCCTCCGCTGATGGCCAGGGCAACATCTATCTTCTGGATTCAGATGATCAGATTCGTCGAAAGATTGCGAAAGCCAAAACCGACCTCTTCAACGAAGTACAGTATGTGGAAGATAATCCTGAGCGTGCAGGTGTGCGCAACCTACTAGAGATCCTGGCGGCGTTGACCGATCGTGAGCCAAAGGAGGTGGCGGCGGATTTCCACCGCTACGGTGATCTCAAAGAGGCAACCGCCACAGCTGTGATCGAGCAGCTCTCTCCGATTCGAGAGCGCTATCAGTACTATCTAGCTGATCAAGCACAACTTGAGAGCTGGCTTGCAGTTGGTCGAGAGCGAGCTACCCGGTTGGCAGCCTCGACGTTGGAGCGGGCTTATGATGCCGTTGGCTTTCTTCCAATCAAGGAGGTGACCCTTGCAGATTGA
- the tatC gene encoding twin-arginine translocase subunit TatC, with protein MIEHLRELRKRLIISIIAVSLGAVVGYIVYPSVLTFLMHPLCITNGANNCGLYVTGPFDGFSVRLKVAVISGLFFASPVVLWQLWKFIAPGLHSKERRYGLAFVLSSLLLFGIGAMVAYLVFPHALHFFESAAGAHVHAIYTPQNYLNFLMLLMVAFGVSFLFPLVLIVLELLGVVSTTALRKRRRYAWLGIIVVVAIFIPSNDPYSLTAMAVPLLLFYELAILVGRVLLRPGAKASRQES; from the coding sequence ATGATCGAGCACCTCCGCGAACTGCGCAAGCGGTTGATCATCTCGATTATTGCCGTCTCTCTAGGTGCTGTGGTGGGCTACATCGTGTATCCGTCGGTCCTCACTTTTCTGATGCATCCACTCTGTATCACCAATGGTGCAAATAACTGCGGTCTCTATGTCACCGGCCCCTTCGATGGCTTCTCGGTTCGGTTGAAGGTGGCCGTCATCTCCGGTCTCTTCTTTGCGTCGCCGGTTGTCCTCTGGCAGCTGTGGAAGTTTATAGCTCCCGGGCTGCATTCTAAAGAGCGACGTTACGGCTTGGCCTTTGTGCTTAGCTCATTGCTGCTCTTCGGTATTGGAGCGATGGTAGCCTATCTCGTCTTCCCTCATGCGCTGCATTTTTTTGAATCTGCTGCTGGTGCTCATGTGCACGCCATCTACACACCTCAGAATTACCTCAATTTTCTTATGCTGTTGATGGTTGCCTTTGGGGTTTCGTTCTTGTTCCCACTGGTGCTCATAGTTTTGGAGCTACTTGGTGTTGTGTCTACGACTGCCTTGCGCAAACGGCGACGTTACGCCTGGTTGGGTATCATCGTGGTGGTGGCTATTTTCATTCCAAGCAACGACCCCTATTCACTTACTGCCATGGCGGTGCCGTTGTTGCTCTTCTACGAGCTTGCGATTCTGGTTGGAAGAGTCCTTCTCCGTCCGGGTGCGAAGGCATCGCGTCAGGAGAGCTAG
- a CDS encoding Sec-independent protein translocase subunit TatA/TatB gives MQIDPIKLAFVAIAALVLLGPERLPQVAKKAGELLNTLRSHRDSLTSQINSVTNLPSSAMGGFLGETLKTAGTVTSMFQPAGVVGSVLQPARMVNSVLQPRSKATQPFSVTPRTLQDPSSAESETKQASTLNPGYTLGSPDLN, from the coding sequence TTGCAGATTGATCCTATAAAACTTGCCTTTGTGGCGATCGCCGCACTTGTGCTCCTCGGTCCAGAGCGACTCCCTCAGGTGGCAAAGAAGGCGGGAGAGCTGTTGAATACGCTCCGGAGCCACCGCGATTCGTTGACCAGTCAGATCAACTCCGTCACCAACCTGCCGAGCTCGGCGATGGGTGGTTTTCTCGGAGAGACATTGAAGACCGCCGGGACGGTCACCTCTATGTTTCAGCCCGCAGGAGTCGTGGGTTCAGTCCTCCAACCAGCGCGCATGGTGAACTCGGTACTCCAGCCGAGGAGCAAGGCAACCCAGCCGTTCTCGGTTACCCCCAGAACGCTACAGGACCCGTCATCTGCTGAGTCCGAGACGAAGCAGGCGTCGACGCTCAATCCGGGTTACACCCTCGGATCACCGGACCTTAACTAG